The following nucleotide sequence is from Streptomyces brevispora.
CTGGTCGTGGACCGCTCCGCCTTCGACCGGATCATCCAGGCCGGCGGCTACATCTCCGCCCCGACCGGAACGGCACCGGACGCGCACGCCACCCCCGTGCCCAAGCCCGATGCCGACTTCGCCTTCGAGCACGCCGAGTGCATCGGCTGCGGTGCCTGCGTCGCGGCGTGCCCCAACGGCTCGGCGATGCTGTTCACTTCGGCGAAGGTCAACCATCTGAACGTCCTGCCGCAGGGCGCCCCCGAGCGCGAGACCAGGGTCCTGGACATGGTGGGGCAGATGGACAGTGAGGGCTTCGGCGGCTGCACGCTCACGGGGGAGTGCGCCACCGCCTGCCCGAAGGGAATCCCGCTGCCGTCGATCTCCGCGATGAACAAGGAGTGGCTGCGGGCGACTCGCAAGGTGCGGCGCTGAGCCGGATCGTGCGAGGTGCGCCGCAGAGCCCCCGGCCCCGGAGGCCGCCCACCTCCGGGACCGGGGACTCAGCTGTCCCGGCAGGTCAGGACGTTACGGAGAGATCGTCACCGTAGACCGTGCCCTGCCCGTACCAGCCGTGCAGATAGACCGTCACCGCACCGCTGGACCCGGTGGTGAAGGACACCGACTGCTTGGCGTAACCGCTGGAGGAGCCCCAGGTATTCGCCGTCGCACCGCCCCGGACACCGAGGTAGCCGTAGTTGCCCTGCACCCAACCGCTGAGCGTGTACTTGGTGTTGGGGGACAGGGTGAGCGTCTGCGTGCACTCGCCGGTCTGCGACGAGGTGGCCGCCACGGCGAGCGCGTGCGTACCGCCGTGCACCGGGGTGGAGACGACCGAGCCGCCGGACTCACAGGTCCAGGGGCCGAGCGAACCCGTCTCGAAGTCGCCGTTCACCAGCGCTCCGGTGCCGCCGCCCGGACCGGAGACCGTGAGCGTGAAGGTTGCCGCGTGGCTGAGCGTGCCCGCCGCACCGGTCACATTGATCTTGTACGTGCCGGGCGCCGCCGATGCCGAGGCGTTGACCGTCAGCGTCGACGTGCCGCCCGCGGTGACCGAGGCCGGGCTGAGCGCCGCCGTCACACCGGCCGGCGCGCCGCTCGCCGTCAGCGCGACGGTCTTGGCGCTGCCGGAGGTGACCGCGGTGCTCACGGTCGCCTTGGCCGTTCCGCCGGGGGCGACCGTCGCCGAACCGGGGGCGACGGCCACCGAGTAGTCGTCCGTCACCGGGTCCGTG
It contains:
- a CDS encoding succinate dehydrogenase/fumarate reductase iron-sulfur subunit; the protein is MKLTLRVWRQKNADAPGAMSTYQVEGISQDMSFLEMLDTLNEELTLAGDDPVAFDHDCREGICGACSLVINGDAHGPERTTTCQLHMRSFEDGDTIDIEPWRASAFPVVKDLVVDRSAFDRIIQAGGYISAPTGTAPDAHATPVPKPDADFAFEHAECIGCGACVAACPNGSAMLFTSAKVNHLNVLPQGAPERETRVLDMVGQMDSEGFGGCTLTGECATACPKGIPLPSISAMNKEWLRATRKVRR